The DNA sequence ATTGAGTTCTCATGTTTATTAATAATTTCTTTTGCCAGACTATCCAGTAAAGCAAAATCTGCTTCCTTGGGTTGGCCTTTAATCATTACAGGCTCAATGAGTTCGACTTTTAAATTACCCAGCATGCCTTTAAGCTGTTCGACCATATTGCCTCCCCAGCCAAAAGAACCGATTATAGAGGCAAACTTTGTTTTTGGCCTTAATGCATTAACCAGATAAGTAGCATTTGCTGCAACAGGGTGTGCACCTGTAAGGACTGTGGGAGATGCAATTACTATTGTGGCAGCATCTACAATATCCATAGCAAGTTCACCGATATCAGTTTTAATCAAGTCAAAAGTTTTTACTGTGATTTTATTGCTTGTAAGAATTTGACTTAAGTAATCTACCATCATTCTAGTACTTTCATACATTGAAACATATGCTATGACGACTTCATTCTTTACATTATCTGAAGCCCAATCTTTATATGCATTAAGTATAAAATCTGGATTTTGATATGATGGGCCATGACTTGGCATGATTAGATCAACTTCAAGCGTATCAATCTTTTCAAGATGCTTTTTAATATGCGCCCTAAATGGCATCATAATCTCAGCATAATATCTTTTTGCTGCCTTATAGACATTATCCTCATCTGTTATGAATAAATCATCTATAGCAAGGTGTGAGCCTAAAAAGTCACAGCTAAATAAGATTTTATCTTCTTTTAGATAAGTGAACATTGTATCAGGCCAGTGAACCCAGGGGGCAAGAATGAATTCCAATGTCTTATCACCTAATGAAAGAGTTTCTCTATCACCTACTACAATAAATTTATCATCACTTACCAACAAAAATTCCATAATTAAGGCTTTACATTTTGCATTAGTAACGATTTTTGCTTCAGGGTAAATCTCCAATAATTTTGGAATAGCCCCTGAATGATCCTGCTCGGCATGATTAGAGATAATGTAATCTAATTTATCAACTCCAAGTTCTTTAAGCCTGTTTGTCAGAAACTCGATTTTTGGAGGATAAGTTGTATCTATAAGAGCTGTTTTTTCACTGCCTTTAATAAGATAAGCGTTATAACTTGTGCCATCAGGTAAAGGTATTAATTCATCAAAGAGTTTTCTGTTTGCATCAATTGAGCGCAGAAGATGAACATTATCATTTACCTTGTGAACTATTACGGACATAATGATTTCCTCGTTAATTAGTCCTCTTTTTCAAATTCTTCTTTACCTGCTCCGCAAAGAGGACATGTCCAATCATCAGGTAATTCACTAAATGATGTTCCAGGTGCAATTCCGTTACCAGGTTCACCTGCTTCCGGGTCATAAACGTAGTTACAAACTAAGCATCTATACTTTTCCATCTTTTTACTCCTTATTTCTGTATAATTTCCATTATTATATTTTATAAAATTCTAACTTTTTAAATTAGTTTTACCTGATTTGTTTATAAATAATTAATAATTCTCTACGTTAACTTCATAAAATGCTTTTGGATGTATACAAGCAGGGCAAAGCTCTGGAGCTATTTTGCCTGTATGAATATAGCCACAGTTTCTGCATTTCCATTCAACTTCTACATCTTTTTTGAATACTGTACCATTTTCAACGTTTTCTAATAATTTTAAATAACGCTGTTCATGATGTTTTTCTACTTCTGCAATTTTTAAAAATGCAGTTGCAACTTCAGGAAATCCTTCTTCTTTTGCAACTTTAGCGAATTCAGGATAAAGCATTTCCCATTCTTCATGCTCACCACCTGCTGCTGCTTTAAGGTTTTCCATTGTATTTCCAAATTTTGATGGATAAGTTGCGTTTATTTCAACGTCATTTCCTTCTAAAAATTTAAAAAATCTTTTAGCATGCTCTTTTTCATTGTCAGCTGTCTCAAGGAAAATAGCTGAGATTTGTTCATATCCTTCTTTTTTAGCAGCACTTGCATAGTAAGTATAGCGATTTCTAGCTTGTGACTCACCGGCAAAAGCTGCCATTAAATTATGCTCTGTTTTAGTGCCTTTTAAGGACTTTTTTTGTGCTGTTTCCATATTATTTGCTCCTCTAATATTCTGCGCGACTTTTCTGAGTTTAATACACAATTATAACTGATTTTTTTAAGATTAGAATTAAACTTTAAGTTGAATTTATAAGTTCAATATAAATAAATCGGGAGTGAAAATACTCCCGATGAATTATAGCTTAAATAAATTGATTTATCTGCTAGCTACATTTCAGAGCCAGCATCCTTACTTTGCTTGATTAATTTCTGAATCGTCTCCAGTACAAGATTTTTATTTGATAAGATCTCGCTTAATCCGTTTAAAGCCGCTGTAAATCTAACAACTTTACCTTCTTCTTTATTACGATAAAGATTTTCAGGCCCATCATCAATAGGATCATCTTCTCCTTCAGGAATATCTCTTTCTGATATTCCTTCTGCAAGTTTTGGAGTTTTATATGTAACACAAACTCCAAGAGGTTCTAAGTCACTGTCATCAGTTTTAAAAAGATGAAGAGTAACAGTATCTTTTTTAGGCACTTGCTTTTCTGCTATTTCTTTTAGCTCTTTTTTAAAATTATCGAGATCGGATGCTGTAGCACTGCCGTATGTTTGCTTAATTTCTTCTTGTTTGACATCATTTGGGATTTCTTCTTTGTAAATTCCTTTAAAAGTTGGGACTAGTGAATTAGAAACAGTTTTCATCATTATATATTCTCCTTAATAAGATAAATTTAAAAGTTTAACTAATTTTTTAAACATACCTGAAAAATAAAATTGCTAGTTAATAACTAGAAATTAACGCATAAATTTGTATAAAACAAAAATGACCTCTTGAACAACTAGCTATCACTACATTACACGCCTTATTGCCCAACTGGCTAGTTTTTTAAATAGTGCTGAAA is a window from the Candidatus Melainabacteria bacterium RIFOXYA2_FULL_32_9 genome containing:
- a CDS encoding MBL fold hydrolase; protein product: MSVIVHKVNDNVHLLRSIDANRKLFDELIPLPDGTSYNAYLIKGSEKTALIDTTYPPKIEFLTNRLKELGVDKLDYIISNHAEQDHSGAIPKLLEIYPEAKIVTNAKCKALIMEFLLVSDDKFIVVGDRETLSLGDKTLEFILAPWVHWPDTMFTYLKEDKILFSCDFLGSHLAIDDLFITDEDNVYKAAKRYYAEIMMPFRAHIKKHLEKIDTLEVDLIMPSHGPSYQNPDFILNAYKDWASDNVKNEVVIAYVSMYESTRMMVDYLSQILTSNKITVKTFDLIKTDIGELAMDIVDAATIVIASPTVLTGAHPVAANATYLVNALRPKTKFASIIGSFGWGGNMVEQLKGMLGNLKVELIEPVMIKGQPKEADFALLDSLAKEIINKHENS
- a CDS encoding Rubredoxin: MEKYRCLVCNYVYDPEAGEPGNGIAPGTSFSELPDDWTCPLCGAGKEEFEKED
- a CDS encoding rubrerythrin, yielding METAQKKSLKGTKTEHNLMAAFAGESQARNRYTYYASAAKKEGYEQISAIFLETADNEKEHAKRFFKFLEGNDVEINATYPSKFGNTMENLKAAAGGEHEEWEMLYPEFAKVAKEEGFPEVATAFLKIAEVEKHHEQRYLKLLENVENGTVFKKDVEVEWKCRNCGYIHTGKIAPELCPACIHPKAFYEVNVENY